In Flavobacterium sp., a single window of DNA contains:
- a CDS encoding glyoxalase: MADRDTFLREFRGETLGTVSAQSSSDEIFQNQTIRPILKLQNDLFIAVFINYVNKNKPDFFSYSVEKKLMAIENSIQKDIKFRNSLKGIVMALFTLEEYETYIQNSSSLNKRMMNLLIERLKSQVQLFEVESDSK; this comes from the coding sequence ATGGCAGATAGAGATACTTTTTTAAGAGAATTCAGAGGCGAAACTTTAGGAACCGTAAGTGCTCAATCTTCTTCGGATGAGATCTTTCAAAATCAAACGATTAGGCCTATATTAAAACTTCAAAACGATTTGTTTATTGCTGTTTTTATAAATTACGTAAACAAAAATAAACCCGACTTTTTTTCTTATTCTGTAGAGAAGAAATTAATGGCTATCGAAAATTCCATTCAAAAAGATATTAAATTCAGAAATTCCCTAAAAGGAATTGTAATGGCGCTTTTTACGCTTGAAGAGTACGAAACCTATATTCAGAATTCTTCAAGTTTAAATAAACGAATGATGAATTTATTGATTGAGCGATTGAAAAGTCAGGTGCAGTTGTTTGAAGTGGAATCGGATTCGAAGTGA
- a CDS encoding Crp/Fnr family transcriptional regulator, with protein sequence MFNQFRNKFPLSDEKWNEYTGYFNRIEVPAKTVLIEEGEISKKLFIIEKGCIRVWFNNNGKDLTSQFFFENQSVASIESFIKKFPSPVVVETIEPSILWWIHKKDVDIILEEIKEIPELRDRLINMLFQRTFDYMKHFFSFIKDSPAQRYLNLIEEKPQIVQRVPQHYIASYLGVSTVHLSRIKSKLLHEK encoded by the coding sequence ATGTTTAACCAATTCCGAAATAAATTTCCATTATCAGATGAAAAATGGAATGAATATACAGGTTATTTTAACCGTATTGAAGTTCCGGCTAAAACAGTTTTGATAGAAGAAGGCGAAATTTCTAAAAAGCTTTTTATTATCGAAAAAGGCTGTATCAGAGTTTGGTTTAATAATAACGGAAAAGATTTGACTTCACAGTTTTTCTTCGAAAATCAAAGCGTTGCTTCTATCGAAAGTTTTATTAAAAAATTTCCCAGTCCGGTTGTGGTAGAAACAATCGAACCTTCTATCTTATGGTGGATTCATAAAAAAGATGTCGATATAATTCTGGAAGAAATAAAGGAAATTCCGGAACTTCGAGACCGATTAATCAATATGCTTTTTCAGCGAACATTTGATTATATGAAACACTTTTTTTCTTTCATAAAAGACTCCCCTGCTCAGCGTTACCTTAATTTAATTGAAGAAAAACCTCAAATCGTTCAAAGAGTTCCACAGCATTATATTGCTTCGTATCTTGGTGTGAGTACAGTACATTTAAGCCGAATTAAAAGTAAATTATTGCACGAAAAATAA
- a CDS encoding mechanosensitive ion channel domain-containing protein has protein sequence MHKLLDKIFNFLYPIFRDWGMSRNFASYISLIFNIAIMLVLAYGIYYIAKFVLVTLTAIFAQRTKTKFDDYLIHNKTTKYTAYLIPFFFIYKAVPIILDKYEYWELLFGKIVGIYIVLISLWIIRTIFNALRDYLKQKPEYSDKPIDSFVQVIMIVLWIFGVAMIISTLFGIKQGELLTILGTLSAIIILIFRDTILGFVSSVQVAINDMVRIGDWITMDKFGADGDVIEINLTTVKVRNFDNTITTIPTYALSSDSFQNWRGMQKSDGRRIKRHVLIKSSSIRFLNNDDLNHMKGIQLITSYIETRQAEIEKYNSLRGIDKSLLLNGRNMTNLGMFRKYIMQYLLDHPGLNKNMHIMCRQLQSTAHGVPLEIYVFSSDKRWANYEYIMSDIFDHVMASVIYFDLEIFELPSQIGRLDR, from the coding sequence ATGCATAAACTTTTGGATAAAATATTCAATTTTTTATACCCTATTTTTAGAGATTGGGGTATGAGTCGCAATTTTGCGTCATACATCAGTCTTATCTTTAATATTGCCATAATGCTGGTTCTGGCTTATGGAATTTATTATATCGCCAAGTTTGTTTTGGTAACGCTTACGGCGATTTTTGCCCAGCGTACTAAAACAAAATTTGATGATTATTTAATTCACAACAAAACCACAAAATACACCGCCTATTTAATTCCGTTTTTCTTTATTTATAAAGCAGTTCCTATTATTCTGGACAAATATGAATACTGGGAATTACTTTTTGGAAAAATCGTGGGTATATATATCGTTCTGATTAGTTTATGGATTATCCGAACGATTTTTAATGCTTTACGGGATTATCTAAAGCAAAAACCGGAATACAGCGACAAACCAATCGACAGTTTCGTTCAGGTTATTATGATTGTGCTTTGGATTTTTGGGGTTGCGATGATTATTTCGACTTTATTCGGAATAAAGCAAGGTGAATTGTTAACCATTTTAGGAACTCTTTCGGCAATTATTATCCTGATTTTCAGAGATACTATTCTGGGATTTGTTTCGAGCGTTCAGGTTGCCATTAACGATATGGTTCGAATTGGTGACTGGATTACGATGGATAAATTTGGTGCCGATGGTGATGTAATTGAAATTAATCTAACAACAGTTAAAGTTCGAAATTTTGATAATACCATTACGACAATTCCAACTTATGCTCTAAGCTCTGATTCTTTTCAGAACTGGCGCGGCATGCAGAAATCTGACGGAAGACGTATTAAAAGACACGTTTTAATAAAAAGCAGCAGTATTCGTTTTCTTAACAATGACGATTTGAATCATATGAAAGGAATTCAGCTTATTACTTCTTATATAGAAACGCGTCAGGCCGAAATTGAAAAGTACAACAGCCTTAGAGGAATTGATAAATCATTACTGCTTAACGGACGTAATATGACCAATTTAGGAATGTTCCGAAAATATATCATGCAGTATTTGTTAGACCATCCGGGATTGAATAAAAATATGCATATTATGTGTCGTCAGCTGCAGTCTACAGCACACGGAGTTCCGTTAGAAATTTATGTTTTTTCAAGTGATAAACGCTGGGCTAATTACGAATATATCATGTCGGATATTTTTGATCATGTTATGGCCTCGGTAATATATTTTGATCTCGAAATTTTTGAACTTCCTTCGCAGATCGGAAGATTGGATAGGTAG
- a CDS encoding GNAT family N-acetyltransferase, producing MADIQIEKISLNEIDQLQKIGRQTFQETFSEVNSEENMKKYLEESFSAEKLTSELSNPDSEFYFAVLDDKVIGYLKINFGDSQTELKDQKSLEIERIYVSKEFHGKKVGQLLYEKAIEIAKIKKSHYVWLGVWEENHRALSFYKKNGFVEFDKHIFRLGNDEQTDIMMKLKIIN from the coding sequence ATGGCAGATATTCAAATAGAGAAGATTTCACTTAACGAAATTGACCAATTACAAAAAATTGGCCGACAGACTTTTCAGGAAACTTTTTCAGAAGTTAATTCTGAAGAAAACATGAAAAAATATTTAGAGGAAAGTTTTTCTGCAGAAAAATTGACCTCAGAATTATCCAATCCCGACTCCGAATTTTATTTTGCAGTTCTTGATGATAAAGTAATTGGCTATTTAAAAATAAACTTCGGAGATTCTCAAACTGAATTAAAAGACCAAAAATCCCTTGAAATTGAACGAATTTACGTTTCAAAAGAATTTCATGGCAAAAAAGTCGGGCAATTACTGTATGAGAAAGCTATAGAAATAGCAAAAATCAAAAAATCACATTACGTATGGCTGGGCGTCTGGGAAGAAAACCACAGAGCTTTAAGTTTTTATAAAAAAAATGGTTTTGTTGAATTTGACAAACATATTTTTAGATTAGGTAATGATGAACAAACTGATATTATGATGAAACTTAAAATCATAAATTAA
- a CDS encoding DEAD/DEAH box helicase has protein sequence MSKQFSTLGLSEPILKALSELNIVEPTEIQQKTIPLLLSENHDVIGLAKTGTGKTAAFGLPLLQLIDTKSTAVQAVILVPTRELGLQIFRNLEDFSKYIPNISIAATCGGIPIKPQIERLTSPTHIVVATPGRLIDLIQRKAIDLKQTQYLVLDEADEMVSILKESLDEILAEIPKKHRTLLFSATLPGTIKQLVQNYLNKNVVQVSANMEIVGNEGIDHQYIVVDPIEKLDVLMHFLNSREGERGIIFCKTKAAVNKLAKNLAINRFSSGAIHGSLTQGIRDRIMEQFREGHINILVATDLAARGIDVKEISYVVNYHLPDAYETYVHRSGRTARAGAKGLSLTVLQEEEVFEIADFERELGLTFSKFEKPSVLSIEENNTLLWAKQIFKTKPNHDISADLKTKVKTVFHHLTKEELIEKLLANYVLQNKIDVVEKPVKKFKK, from the coding sequence ATGTCTAAACAATTCTCAACATTAGGACTTTCAGAACCAATTTTAAAAGCATTAAGCGAATTAAATATTGTTGAACCAACTGAAATTCAGCAAAAAACAATTCCGCTTTTATTATCTGAAAACCATGATGTTATAGGTTTAGCCAAAACCGGAACCGGAAAAACTGCCGCTTTCGGACTGCCTTTATTACAATTAATTGACACTAAATCAACTGCTGTTCAGGCTGTGATTTTAGTTCCAACGAGAGAATTAGGTCTTCAGATTTTTAGAAACTTAGAAGATTTTTCAAAATATATTCCAAACATTTCAATTGCTGCGACTTGTGGCGGAATTCCAATTAAACCTCAAATTGAACGTCTTACATCGCCAACACACATTGTAGTTGCTACGCCGGGACGTTTAATCGATTTGATTCAGAGAAAAGCAATTGATTTAAAACAAACCCAATATTTAGTTTTAGACGAGGCCGATGAAATGGTTTCGATTCTAAAAGAAAGTCTGGATGAAATTTTAGCCGAAATTCCTAAAAAACACCGCACTTTATTATTTTCAGCAACTTTACCGGGAACTATCAAACAATTGGTTCAAAACTATCTGAATAAAAATGTAGTTCAGGTAAGTGCCAATATGGAAATTGTTGGTAACGAAGGAATTGATCACCAATATATTGTAGTAGATCCTATCGAAAAATTAGATGTTTTAATGCATTTTTTAAATTCAAGAGAAGGAGAACGCGGTATTATTTTCTGTAAAACAAAAGCAGCCGTAAACAAATTAGCTAAAAATCTGGCTATAAATCGTTTTTCGTCGGGCGCCATTCACGGAAGTCTTACGCAGGGAATTCGTGACAGAATTATGGAGCAATTCCGCGAAGGACATATTAATATACTCGTAGCAACTGATTTAGCGGCGAGAGGAATCGACGTAAAAGAAATATCTTATGTTGTAAACTATCATTTGCCGGATGCTTATGAAACGTATGTTCACAGAAGCGGAAGAACCGCAAGGGCAGGGGCAAAAGGACTTTCTTTAACTGTTTTACAGGAAGAAGAAGTTTTTGAAATTGCCGATTTTGAAAGAGAATTAGGTCTTACTTTTTCTAAATTCGAAAAGCCATCTGTATTAAGTATCGAAGAAAACAATACGCTTTTATGGGCGAAACAAATCTTTAAAACAAAACCAAATCACGATATTTCGGCAGATTTAAAAACAAAAGTAAAAACGGTTTTTCATCATCTTACCAAAGAAGAACTGATTGAAAAATTACTTGCCAATTATGTACTGCAAAACAAAATCGATGTAGTTGAAAAACCTGTTAAAAAATTCAAAAAGTAA
- a CDS encoding DEAD/DEAH box helicase, giving the protein MSQNTLEIEREEKKELYAYQKGDIDAIFDRLDNAPSKHHLLYQLPTGGGKTVIFSEIVRRYLSNNDKKVVVLTHRIELCKQTSKMLKGFGVSNKIINSKVKELPDQNDYSCFVAMVETLKNRINDEKLHLDNIGLVIIDEAHYNSFRKLLNSFKNAFILGVTATPLSSNIKLPMHQSYDELIVGDTIGSLIDKGFLARATTYSYDVGLTSLKVGINGDYTVKSSDDLYTNSLMQEKLLHAYTERSLGKKTLIFNNGIHTSLYVYDTFREAGYDIRHLDNTSSSEERKDILQWFKKTPDAILTSVGILTTGFDEPTVETIILNRATKSLTLYFQMIGRGSRKLPGKDEFTVIDLGNNAARFGLWSDPVNWQHIFKSPEFYLENLRDDTEIEMYFKYSMPPELRAKFSKTADVTFDVDEEHKQAIKQNLRSKIVLDKSLEQHAAMCVDNTELLPEAKALSKELEDDIEDRIKRFAKCLSQCSKNYREWLLDDYKQRLTLLIGKKYREKIMNEPD; this is encoded by the coding sequence ATGTCTCAAAACACTTTAGAAATAGAAAGAGAAGAGAAAAAAGAACTTTATGCATACCAAAAAGGCGATATTGATGCCATTTTTGACCGCTTAGATAATGCTCCTTCGAAACATCATTTATTGTATCAATTACCAACCGGAGGTGGTAAAACAGTAATATTCTCAGAAATTGTTCGTCGTTATTTATCTAATAACGATAAAAAAGTGGTTGTTTTAACACACCGAATCGAGCTTTGCAAACAAACTTCAAAAATGCTGAAGGGCTTTGGCGTAAGCAATAAAATAATTAACAGTAAGGTAAAAGAACTGCCGGACCAAAATGATTATTCATGTTTCGTTGCCATGGTTGAAACGCTTAAAAACCGTATCAACGACGAAAAATTACACCTTGATAATATTGGTTTGGTTATTATCGACGAGGCGCACTATAATTCATTCAGAAAATTATTAAACTCATTTAAAAATGCTTTTATTCTTGGAGTAACGGCAACGCCTTTGAGTTCAAATATAAAATTACCAATGCACCAAAGTTACGACGAGCTTATCGTAGGAGACACTATTGGTTCATTGATCGACAAAGGATTCCTTGCCAGAGCAACAACATACAGCTACGATGTAGGTTTGACTTCATTAAAAGTAGGTATCAACGGAGATTATACTGTAAAATCTTCTGATGATTTGTATACCAATTCTTTAATGCAGGAAAAACTGCTTCATGCTTACACAGAACGTTCTTTGGGTAAAAAGACTTTGATTTTCAATAACGGTATTCATACTTCATTATACGTTTATGATACTTTTAGAGAAGCAGGTTACGACATCAGACACCTTGATAACACAAGCAGCTCTGAAGAACGTAAAGATATTTTACAATGGTTTAAGAAAACACCGGATGCGATTTTAACTTCGGTTGGAATCTTAACTACCGGTTTTGATGAGCCAACGGTTGAAACTATTATTTTAAACAGAGCAACAAAATCGTTAACACTTTATTTCCAGATGATTGGTCGTGGATCTCGTAAATTACCTGGGAAAGATGAGTTTACCGTTATTGATTTGGGTAATAATGCCGCTCGTTTTGGTTTATGGAGCGATCCTGTAAACTGGCAGCATATCTTTAAATCTCCAGAATTCTATTTGGAAAACCTGAGAGACGATACCGAAATCGAAATGTATTTCAAGTACAGCATGCCGCCTGAATTACGAGCAAAATTCAGTAAAACAGCTGATGTTACTTTTGATGTTGATGAAGAACACAAACAGGCAATTAAGCAAAATTTACGTTCTAAAATTGTTTTAGATAAGTCATTAGAACAACACGCTGCCATGTGTGTAGATAATACAGAATTACTGCCGGAAGCCAAAGCACTTTCAAAAGAGCTGGAAGACGACATCGAAGATCGTATAAAACGTTTTGCTAAATGTTTAAGCCAATGTAGTAAAAACTACCGCGAATGGCTTTTAGACGATTACAAACAAAGACTGACGTTATTAATAGGTAAAAAATACCGCGAAAAAATCATGAACGAACCGGATTGA
- a CDS encoding DUF6155 family protein, whose translation MSKRDLKKYLAELSKEQLEEQLIELYEKFSPVKVYYDFVFNPKEDKLLQESKVKISHEYFPVKKPNAKWRPRAKMRRSVAQKIIKHFISLGVDSFIIADLMLYNIEIAQTYSSNNLIKQELFYKSIFNSFEQAVNFVISNGILTEFKARIEAVYQQTLQQKWKNRYDFEAILEKIDL comes from the coding sequence ATGAGTAAACGCGATTTAAAAAAATATTTAGCCGAACTGAGTAAAGAACAACTCGAAGAACAGCTTATCGAACTCTACGAAAAATTCAGTCCGGTAAAGGTGTATTATGATTTTGTTTTTAACCCAAAAGAAGACAAACTTTTACAGGAATCGAAGGTTAAAATTTCGCATGAATATTTTCCGGTAAAAAAGCCGAATGCAAAATGGCGTCCGAGAGCAAAAATGCGTCGTTCTGTTGCTCAAAAAATCATCAAACATTTTATTTCTCTGGGTGTAGATTCATTTATTATTGCCGATTTGATGCTTTACAATATCGAAATTGCGCAAACGTATTCGTCAAATAATTTAATTAAACAGGAATTGTTTTACAAAAGTATATTTAATTCGTTTGAACAAGCTGTAAATTTTGTGATTTCTAACGGAATTTTGACTGAATTTAAAGCAAGAATTGAGGCAGTTTACCAGCAGACTTTGCAGCAAAAATGGAAAAACAGGTATGATTTTGAAGCAATTCTGGAGAAAATCGACTTATAA
- a CDS encoding DUF3817 domain-containing protein, with protein MLKIFKVTAILEGISYLVLFANMLIIKTNNPELYHTLLKPLGMTHGILFIGYIILAFLLKKSQNWDLKTFAIILIASLIPFGTFYIEKKYLENKANA; from the coding sequence ATGCTTAAGATTTTTAAAGTTACTGCTATTTTAGAAGGAATCTCTTATTTAGTTTTATTTGCCAATATGTTAATCATTAAAACTAACAATCCTGAACTTTACCATACCTTATTAAAACCATTAGGAATGACTCACGGAATTCTGTTTATTGGTTATATCATTTTAGCTTTTTTATTAAAAAAATCTCAAAACTGGGATTTAAAAACTTTTGCTATTATACTAATCGCTTCTCTTATTCCGTTTGGAACCTTTTACATAGAGAAAAAATATTTAGAAAATAAAGCAAATGCATAA
- a CDS encoding DUF4238 domain-containing protein yields MNNISWRHHYLPVFYLKGFTKESGKLKIYNVNDKRFIQNGKEFSPESYFFEKNANTLEFGDQSIDVLETEYYAYFDDKISKLIAKINASDHNTRYDVNEDDMPILNHFVSLMYWRLPHREKELKSIISENDLKSLGISIPNIGIDNTILEEKFKNSTEFLKSFKYYNSLLDTIRGINCNTPFSIIETHENFPYLSSDNPVIFEKKFRPKVFEDDYLFPLSGNRLFVKGKRKKDFPPYLRMLVDTLVYKQAIKYVSCTDENYIGMLDMVFERHDSIEKLKSYVFNIINDLNE; encoded by the coding sequence ATGAATAATATATCATGGAGACACCATTACCTACCTGTTTTTTATTTAAAAGGTTTTACTAAAGAATCTGGGAAATTAAAAATTTATAATGTTAATGATAAACGGTTTATTCAAAATGGAAAAGAATTCTCTCCTGAATCATATTTTTTTGAGAAAAATGCTAATACTTTAGAATTTGGAGATCAAAGCATTGATGTTTTGGAAACTGAATATTATGCATATTTTGATGATAAGATTTCAAAATTGATTGCAAAAATCAATGCATCTGATCATAATACTCGTTATGATGTTAATGAAGATGATATGCCTATTCTTAATCATTTTGTTAGTTTAATGTATTGGCGTCTTCCTCATCGAGAAAAAGAACTAAAATCTATAATTTCAGAAAATGATTTAAAAAGTTTAGGAATCTCAATTCCAAATATTGGTATTGATAATACAATTTTAGAAGAGAAATTTAAAAATAGTACTGAGTTTTTAAAGAGTTTTAAATACTATAATTCTCTATTGGATACAATTCGAGGGATTAATTGTAACACACCTTTTTCAATAATTGAAACTCATGAAAATTTCCCTTATTTATCTTCTGATAATCCTGTAATTTTTGAAAAAAAATTTCGTCCAAAAGTTTTCGAAGATGACTATTTATTCCCTTTGTCAGGAAATAGGCTTTTTGTAAAAGGAAAAAGAAAAAAGGATTTCCCACCATATTTAAGAATGCTTGTTGATACATTAGTTTATAAGCAAGCCATAAAATATGTTAGTTGTACTGATGAAAATTATATTGGAATGCTAGATATGGTATTTGAAAGACATGATAGTATAGAGAAATTAAAATCTTATGTTTTCAATATAATAAATGATTTAAACGAATAG